One Nonomuraea angiospora DNA segment encodes these proteins:
- a CDS encoding C45 family autoproteolytic acyltransferase/hydolase has translation MNNMTRVAGGKDDFQLVHHLTLRGSQFEIGRALTEEARRLGWAPMAADPAVNRARRTWFERHWPQHHARMDGAAAVLGLDPDQDELALDGLNYVPEGSGCSALWIPPSAATDGHGRVGRNYDFFPLTSSEVMGTAPRPGELPMASRPYVITTVPDEGLASTVITMSDLDGCMDGINSAGLAVMLLVADFEHAAPPEHVSPQVGVGSVQLPRFLVDTCENVEQAKQALLGAKQYDHGLSLHYLVADAHGQAFVWERGRDGREHIVQLGDGPLCVTNHLLHRHSDPMNLPEDTPGSFGTYARLRTLYERSKGATVSPRDLRDHLRAVRQAEDPALPFRTLWTTVFDTADRTLSARFYLGDGRRYSEELVFHPSDR, from the coding sequence ATGAACAACATGACGCGGGTGGCGGGCGGCAAGGACGATTTCCAGCTCGTGCATCACCTCACGCTCAGGGGCAGCCAGTTCGAGATCGGCAGGGCGCTCACCGAAGAGGCCCGCCGGCTGGGCTGGGCCCCCATGGCGGCCGACCCGGCGGTGAACCGGGCCCGCAGGACGTGGTTCGAGCGGCACTGGCCGCAGCACCACGCCCGCATGGACGGCGCGGCGGCGGTCCTCGGGCTCGACCCCGACCAGGACGAGCTGGCCCTCGACGGGCTGAACTACGTCCCCGAGGGCTCCGGCTGCTCGGCCCTGTGGATCCCGCCGTCGGCCGCCACGGACGGCCACGGCCGGGTGGGGCGCAACTACGACTTCTTCCCCCTGACGAGCAGCGAGGTGATGGGCACCGCGCCCAGACCGGGCGAGCTGCCGATGGCCTCGCGCCCCTACGTGATCACGACGGTGCCCGACGAGGGGCTCGCCTCCACCGTGATCACCATGTCGGACCTCGACGGCTGCATGGACGGCATCAACTCGGCCGGCCTGGCGGTCATGCTGCTGGTGGCCGACTTCGAGCACGCCGCGCCGCCGGAGCACGTCTCGCCGCAGGTCGGGGTGGGGAGCGTGCAGCTGCCCAGGTTCCTGGTCGACACCTGCGAGAACGTGGAGCAGGCCAAGCAGGCGCTCCTGGGCGCCAAGCAGTACGACCACGGCCTCTCCCTGCACTACCTGGTGGCCGACGCCCACGGGCAGGCGTTCGTGTGGGAGCGCGGCAGGGACGGCCGCGAGCACATCGTCCAGCTCGGCGACGGCCCGCTCTGCGTCACCAACCACCTGCTGCACCGCCACTCCGACCCGATGAACCTGCCCGAGGACACCCCGGGCAGCTTCGGGACCTACGCGCGGCTGCGCACGCTGTACGAGCGCAGCAAGGGCGCCACCGTGTCACCGCGGGACCTGCGCGACCATCTGCGCGCGGTCCGGCAGGCCGAGGATCCGGCCCTGCCGTTCCGCACGTTGTGGACGACCGTCTTCGACACCGCCGACCGCACCCTGTCGGCCCGCTTCTACCTGGGAGACGGCCGGCGCTACAGCGAGGAGCTGGTCTTTCACCCCTCCGACAGGTAG
- a CDS encoding sensor histidine kinase produces MIERLGQSIRARLALFASVAMALLCLVAGSFFLWVGHNTAVDIRTREVITAAMHVGHDIQRNHRHPLTNFDLKGIQVIDPTGRVVASTPNLAGVPRLTAVVPDPNSPSRTDVLCELPQLGDECHITAAVRVYDEAGDWLVYAYDSTVPWYIHPSVIAVLIVLTVLLVAITWFGVSKVVARTLAPVNQITKRLTEISYGDETMRVPVPENAEEIKALAEAANHTLARLEVALEQQRRFASDASHDLRSPITAMRAELEAAMLAPEETDWCETGGKLMASLDRLQNIVVDLLTLAKLEAGAPSRLESVDLAELVAAETTRQRSKKIVTALQPGVVVTGDRLKLARLLTNLLDNAERHAESTIIVTLRRNEQAVLEVLDDGAGIAQEQREVVFRRFTRLDASRSRDAGGTGLGLPIAREIAQAHRGTLRIEDSDTGARFVLRLPIRKE; encoded by the coding sequence GTGATCGAACGGCTGGGCCAGTCCATCCGCGCGCGCCTGGCGCTGTTCGCCAGTGTCGCCATGGCACTGCTGTGCCTGGTGGCGGGCTCGTTCTTTTTGTGGGTGGGGCACAACACCGCCGTCGACATCCGCACGAGGGAGGTGATCACCGCGGCGATGCACGTGGGCCACGACATCCAGCGCAATCACCGGCACCCCCTGACCAACTTCGACCTGAAGGGCATCCAGGTCATCGATCCGACCGGTCGCGTGGTGGCCTCGACGCCGAACCTGGCGGGCGTGCCGCGCCTGACCGCCGTGGTGCCCGACCCGAACAGCCCCAGCCGCACCGACGTGCTGTGCGAGCTGCCCCAGCTCGGCGACGAGTGCCACATCACGGCCGCCGTCCGGGTCTACGACGAGGCCGGTGACTGGCTGGTCTACGCCTACGACTCCACGGTGCCCTGGTACATCCACCCCTCGGTGATCGCCGTGCTGATCGTGCTGACCGTGCTGCTGGTCGCGATCACCTGGTTCGGCGTGTCCAAGGTGGTGGCCAGGACGCTCGCGCCGGTCAACCAGATCACCAAGCGGCTGACCGAGATCAGCTACGGCGACGAGACCATGCGCGTGCCCGTGCCGGAGAACGCCGAGGAGATCAAGGCGCTCGCGGAGGCCGCCAACCACACGCTCGCCCGGCTGGAGGTCGCGTTGGAGCAGCAGCGCCGCTTCGCCTCCGACGCCTCGCACGACCTGCGCAGCCCGATCACCGCCATGCGCGCCGAGCTCGAGGCGGCGATGCTCGCCCCCGAGGAGACCGACTGGTGCGAGACCGGCGGCAAGCTGATGGCCAGCCTCGACCGGCTGCAGAACATCGTCGTCGACCTGCTGACGCTGGCCAAGCTCGAAGCGGGCGCCCCGTCGCGGCTCGAATCCGTCGACCTGGCCGAGCTGGTCGCCGCCGAGACCACCAGGCAGCGGTCGAAGAAGATCGTCACCGCGCTGCAGCCCGGCGTGGTCGTCACGGGTGACCGGCTCAAGCTCGCCCGCCTCCTGACGAACCTGCTGGACAACGCCGAACGGCACGCCGAGAGCACGATCATCGTGACCCTGCGCAGGAACGAGCAGGCCGTGCTCGAGGTCCTGGACGACGGCGCGGGCATCGCCCAGGAGCAGCGCGAGGTGGTCTTCAGGCGGTTCACCCGGCTGGACGCCTCGCGCAGCCGCGACGCCGGCGGCACCGGGCTCGGCCTGCCCATCGCCCGCGAGATCGCCCAGGCCCACCGCGGCACCCTCAGGATCGAGGACTCCGACACCGGCGCGCGCTTCGTGCTGCGATTGCCGATACGAAAGGAGTGA
- a CDS encoding acyl-CoA dehydrogenase family protein translates to MNLADYRRSARTWLQENVPADDRPGGDPIARAKEFMAKLHDAGYSGITWPRQWGGQGLTQAEERAFAAEARGFTLPTYVFSIGLGMTGPTLVDRGTDAQRERFVRPLLRGEEIWCQLFSEPGAGSDVAGLQTRAERDGDHWIVNGQKVWTSVAHHADWGLLLARTDVEVPKHKGLTMFVVDMHHPGVTVRPLKDMTGRSNFNEIFFDDVPIPDEHRVGEVNDGWSVAVTTLLHERLSISAGVGMSGQKEDPTSLEALRRVVDTGDPLVRDELVELHIRSRALALFNQRLAQETEAGIFPGARGSAAKLLLAELTMFQADLATRLAGPEAALGDSPLAHAISQAPAMSLGGGTNEIMRNIVGDRVLNLPPEPRVDKTVPFKDLKVGTQG, encoded by the coding sequence GTGAACCTTGCTGACTATCGGCGGTCCGCCAGGACCTGGCTGCAGGAGAACGTCCCGGCGGACGACCGGCCCGGGGGAGACCCGATCGCCCGGGCCAAGGAATTCATGGCCAAGCTCCACGACGCCGGCTACTCCGGCATCACGTGGCCCCGGCAGTGGGGCGGCCAGGGGCTGACGCAGGCGGAGGAGCGCGCGTTCGCCGCCGAGGCCCGCGGCTTCACCCTCCCCACGTACGTCTTCTCGATCGGCCTCGGCATGACCGGGCCCACGCTGGTCGACCGGGGCACCGACGCGCAGCGCGAGCGGTTCGTCCGGCCCCTGCTGCGCGGCGAGGAGATCTGGTGCCAGCTCTTCTCCGAGCCGGGCGCGGGCAGCGACGTGGCCGGCCTGCAGACGCGGGCCGAGCGCGACGGCGACCACTGGATCGTCAACGGCCAGAAGGTGTGGACCTCGGTCGCCCACCACGCCGACTGGGGGCTGCTGCTGGCCCGCACCGACGTGGAGGTGCCCAAGCACAAGGGGCTGACCATGTTCGTGGTGGACATGCACCACCCCGGGGTCACGGTCAGGCCGCTGAAGGACATGACCGGCAGGTCCAACTTCAACGAGATCTTCTTCGACGACGTCCCCATCCCCGACGAGCATCGCGTCGGCGAGGTCAACGACGGCTGGAGCGTGGCCGTCACGACCCTGCTGCACGAGCGGCTGTCGATCTCGGCGGGCGTGGGCATGAGCGGCCAGAAGGAGGACCCGACCTCGCTGGAGGCGCTGCGCCGGGTGGTCGACACCGGCGACCCGCTGGTCCGCGACGAGCTGGTCGAGCTGCACATCCGCAGCCGCGCCCTGGCGCTGTTCAACCAGCGGCTGGCCCAGGAGACCGAGGCGGGGATCTTCCCCGGCGCCCGGGGCAGCGCCGCCAAGCTGCTGCTGGCCGAGCTGACCATGTTCCAGGCCGACCTGGCCACCCGGCTGGCCGGCCCGGAGGCCGCCCTGGGCGACTCCCCGCTCGCGCACGCCATCTCGCAGGCCCCGGCCATGTCGCTGGGCGGCGGCACCAACGAGATCATGCGTAACATCGTGGGCGACCGCGTGCTCAACCTGCCGCCGGAGCCCCGGGTGGACAAGACCGTGCCGTTCAAGGACCTGAAGGTGGGGACGCAGGGGTGA
- a CDS encoding copper resistance CopC family protein yields MRRLLTVLLLAFAAAGIAPPAAQAHNVLVSSDPKDGATLPAAPAQVTLVFDQAVRQGYAQVGVTGPDGSSWADGAAEVAAERVSVRVKPLPSAGAYTVGYRILSADGHPVTGKITFTLAAGAGTGGPAQSSGQNTGQNTGQDAGQNAGQNTGRGDAGQAAQDAKAQAAEAAANGGAGMAVVWIVGALLLLAAGTAVALRRSRPAAPAPGSSGEAQPDGTGEAQPSAAGEAQSGGTGAAQPNAAGEEARA; encoded by the coding sequence TTGAGGCGGCTACTCACGGTCCTGCTGCTCGCCTTCGCCGCCGCCGGGATCGCCCCTCCCGCGGCACAGGCGCACAACGTGCTCGTCAGCAGCGACCCCAAGGACGGGGCCACGTTGCCGGCCGCGCCCGCGCAGGTGACGCTGGTGTTCGACCAGGCGGTGCGGCAGGGCTACGCGCAGGTGGGCGTGACGGGCCCGGACGGGTCCTCCTGGGCGGACGGGGCGGCGGAGGTGGCCGCCGAGCGGGTGTCGGTACGCGTCAAGCCGCTGCCGTCCGCGGGCGCGTACACGGTGGGCTACCGGATCCTGTCGGCCGACGGCCACCCGGTCACCGGCAAGATCACCTTCACCCTCGCCGCCGGGGCCGGCACCGGCGGCCCGGCGCAAAGCTCGGGCCAGAACACGGGCCAGAACACGGGCCAGGACGCCGGTCAGAACGCGGGCCAGAACACGGGCCGGGGCGACGCCGGGCAGGCGGCGCAGGACGCGAAGGCGCAGGCCGCCGAGGCGGCCGCCAACGGCGGCGCGGGCATGGCGGTGGTGTGGATCGTGGGCGCGCTGCTGCTGCTCGCCGCCGGCACGGCGGTGGCCCTGCGCCGCTCCCGCCCGGCCGCGCCCGCCCCGGGCTCCTCCGGAGAGGCCCAGCCCGATGGCACCGGAGAGGCCCAGCCCAGCGCCGCCGGAGAGGCTCAGTCCGGTGGCACCGGCGCAGCCCAGCCCAATGCCGCCGGTGAAGAGGCGCGGGCATGA
- a CDS encoding TetR/AcrR family transcriptional regulator translates to MTSGFSRLRREDLLKTACEVIAERGFGHTRTIDIARAAGVSQALLFYHFESKDRLFAQALTYAARQHLHSLEHIEEAEGTPLERLRTLLRLSSPAIPNEGWRLWIDAWSEAMRNSELEEISRRLDSRGRLVLRAIIEAGVSCGEFKCDDPDASTWRILALVDGLAIQTHAHPKVLTRRKVNTLIRTAAAAELGLSPETL, encoded by the coding sequence GTGACTTCAGGGTTCAGCCGATTACGGCGCGAGGATTTGCTGAAGACGGCCTGCGAGGTCATCGCGGAGCGCGGGTTCGGGCATACCCGGACCATTGACATCGCCAGGGCCGCCGGGGTGAGCCAGGCGCTGCTGTTCTACCACTTCGAGTCCAAGGATCGGCTGTTCGCGCAGGCCTTGACCTACGCCGCCCGCCAGCATCTCCACTCGCTCGAACACATCGAGGAGGCCGAGGGCACGCCGCTCGAACGGCTGCGCACCCTGCTCAGGCTCTCCTCGCCGGCGATCCCCAACGAGGGATGGCGGCTGTGGATCGACGCCTGGTCCGAGGCGATGCGCAACTCGGAGCTGGAGGAGATCTCGCGCCGCCTCGACTCCCGGGGCCGCCTGGTCCTGCGCGCGATCATCGAGGCGGGCGTGTCGTGCGGCGAGTTCAAGTGCGACGACCCCGACGCCTCCACGTGGCGGATTCTCGCGCTGGTGGACGGGCTCGCGATCCAGACGCACGCGCACCCCAAGGTGCTGACCAGGCGCAAGGTGAACACGCTGATCCGTACGGCCGCCGCGGCCGAGCTCGGGCTCTCTCCGGAAACGCTGTGA
- a CDS encoding AurF N-oxygenase family protein — protein sequence MASAPSSATARERDEQVASRSAYRAVIERLSKASVDKHWEPYRDIPWDDPEFAVDPADPRWELPEVDKLGGHPWYRSRPPEVRAAIGLWRVATAMKVGLQFENLLKRGLLNYAYRLPNGSPEFRYVYHETIEEGHHGMMFQEFVNRTGLPIRGMPGPLSLVAQVAPWIPLISTELFFVFVLGGEDPIDHVQRKVLKDERAHHPLEETIMRIHIAEEARHISFARHYLRNRVPRMPAYRRLLLGIISPVILGVMARIMLAPPGPMIRRFRIPARVVAEIYLRNPAAKQEIRDSVGRTRELCAEIGLINPVTRRIWRAMGI from the coding sequence ATGGCATCCGCACCGAGCTCTGCCACCGCCCGCGAACGCGACGAGCAGGTCGCCAGCAGGAGCGCCTACCGAGCGGTCATCGAACGGCTCTCGAAGGCGTCGGTCGACAAGCACTGGGAGCCGTACCGGGACATCCCGTGGGATGACCCGGAGTTCGCCGTGGACCCGGCAGACCCCCGCTGGGAGCTGCCGGAGGTCGACAAGCTGGGCGGCCACCCGTGGTACCGCAGCCGCCCGCCCGAGGTGCGGGCGGCGATCGGGCTGTGGCGGGTGGCCACCGCGATGAAGGTCGGGCTGCAGTTCGAGAACCTGCTCAAGCGCGGGCTGCTCAACTACGCCTACCGGCTGCCGAACGGGTCACCGGAGTTCCGGTACGTCTACCACGAGACCATCGAAGAGGGACATCACGGGATGATGTTCCAGGAGTTCGTGAACCGCACCGGCTTGCCGATCCGCGGGATGCCCGGGCCGCTGTCGCTGGTCGCGCAGGTGGCGCCGTGGATCCCGCTGATCTCGACGGAGCTGTTCTTCGTGTTCGTGCTCGGCGGCGAGGACCCGATCGACCACGTGCAGCGCAAGGTGCTGAAGGACGAGCGGGCCCATCATCCGCTGGAAGAGACGATCATGCGGATCCACATCGCGGAGGAGGCCAGGCACATCTCCTTCGCCCGGCACTACCTGCGCAACCGGGTGCCCCGGATGCCCGCGTACCGGCGGCTCCTGCTGGGGATCATCTCCCCCGTCATCCTGGGCGTGATGGCCCGGATCATGCTGGCGCCCCCGGGGCCGATGATCCGGCGCTTCCGCATCCCGGCCCGCGTGGTCGCCGAGATCTACCTGCGCAATCCCGCCGCCAAGCAGGAGATCCGCGACTCGGTCGGCAGGACGCGGGAGCTGTGCGCGGAGATCGGCCTGATCAACCCGGTCACCCGGCGGATCTGGCGCGCAATGGGCATCTAG
- a CDS encoding AMP-binding protein, with protein sequence MDVSGLPGFYAIAAADPDRLALIDSDGTRTSYGELLARVNQVSHGLRARGLGTGDVVAGVLPNGIDAIVMVMATAQIGLYYVPINWHLTASEVAYILADCDAKVVVTGPDHAVPGAEIGTAGLAGGQPADAPGERTSGAVMWYTSGTTGFPKGVQRPLPGGAPEQMVPAFRWFLGEVVDLRPGDDVHLVTSPMYHSAPCAHTQFALHLGHVVVVAPKFEPVTILELIERYRVNNAMMVPTMFHRMLQLPEEVRGKYDVSSLRQVIHTAAACPVAVKQQIMDWWGPVLYEYYGSTESTIAFAVKPHDWLARPGTVGRPAPTFEAKIVDEDGAELPPGEPGLIYVKSAMGTFEYRKDPEKTAASMLGEWYSPGDIGYLDEDGYLFLCDRRTDLIVSGGVNIYPAEIEAALLEHPAVADVAVIGVPDEEWGHNVVALVQPAEGVTPGPRLTAELLEHCGPRIARFKQPKEIEYRSLLPRTPTGKLSRSKVREDYLSEG encoded by the coding sequence ATGGACGTCAGCGGGCTTCCCGGCTTCTACGCCATCGCCGCCGCCGACCCGGACCGCCTCGCGCTGATCGACTCCGACGGCACGAGGACGTCCTACGGCGAGCTGCTCGCCCGGGTCAACCAGGTGTCGCACGGCCTCAGGGCCCGCGGGCTCGGCACCGGCGACGTGGTGGCGGGCGTGCTGCCCAACGGCATCGACGCCATCGTCATGGTCATGGCGACCGCGCAGATCGGGCTCTACTACGTGCCGATCAACTGGCACCTGACGGCGTCGGAGGTGGCGTACATCCTGGCCGACTGCGACGCCAAGGTCGTGGTCACCGGCCCCGACCACGCCGTGCCCGGCGCGGAGATCGGCACGGCGGGGCTGGCCGGGGGGCAGCCGGCCGACGCGCCCGGCGAGCGGACGTCCGGGGCGGTCATGTGGTACACCTCCGGCACCACCGGCTTCCCCAAGGGCGTGCAGCGGCCGCTGCCGGGCGGCGCGCCCGAGCAGATGGTGCCCGCCTTCCGCTGGTTCCTCGGCGAGGTCGTGGACCTCAGGCCGGGCGACGACGTCCATCTGGTGACCTCGCCGATGTACCACTCGGCGCCGTGCGCGCACACCCAGTTCGCGCTGCACCTCGGGCACGTCGTGGTCGTCGCGCCCAAGTTCGAGCCGGTGACGATCCTGGAGCTCATCGAGCGCTACCGGGTCAACAACGCGATGATGGTGCCGACCATGTTCCACCGCATGCTGCAGCTTCCGGAGGAGGTCAGGGGCAAGTACGACGTGTCGAGCCTGCGCCAGGTCATCCACACCGCCGCCGCCTGCCCCGTCGCGGTCAAGCAGCAGATCATGGACTGGTGGGGGCCGGTGCTGTACGAGTACTACGGCTCCACCGAGTCGACGATCGCGTTCGCGGTCAAGCCGCACGACTGGCTGGCCAGGCCCGGCACGGTGGGGCGGCCGGCGCCCACGTTCGAGGCCAAGATCGTCGATGAGGACGGCGCCGAGCTGCCGCCCGGCGAGCCCGGCCTGATCTACGTCAAGTCGGCCATGGGCACGTTCGAGTACCGCAAGGACCCGGAGAAGACGGCCGCCAGCATGCTGGGGGAGTGGTACTCGCCGGGCGACATCGGCTACCTGGACGAGGACGGCTACCTGTTCCTGTGCGACCGGCGCACCGACCTGATCGTCTCCGGCGGGGTCAACATCTACCCCGCCGAGATCGAGGCCGCCCTGCTCGAGCACCCGGCGGTGGCGGACGTGGCCGTCATCGGGGTGCCGGACGAGGAGTGGGGCCACAACGTGGTCGCCCTCGTCCAGCCCGCCGAAGGGGTCACGCCCGGCCCCCGGCTCACCGCCGAGCTGCTGGAGCACTGCGGGCCGCGCATCGCCAGGTTCAAGCAGCCGAAGGAGATCGAATACCGCTCCCTGCTGCCGCGCACGCCCACGGGCAAGCTGTCGCGCTCCAAGGTGCGCGAGGACTACCTGTCGGAGGGGTGA
- a CDS encoding acyl-CoA dehydrogenase family protein, translating into MKLVLDEEQRQLREAVRAFLGAASPLSKARQGYDPQVYARLNGELGLAGLIVAEEYGGAGAGLAELAVALEETGAALLPGPFLATAFAAIALTGAPDKELLAAVAEGRTTATLAQAPLDLDGGAVRGTLAQVLSGMEADVLVAPARGGDGELLVAVELAGPGVTRTALETLDVTRGQARVVLEGAPARVLGPAPEVGDRLCVALAAEQLGVMRAALDAIVAYAKIRVTFGRYIGSYQGVKHKLADMHCKLEQAESIVRYAAWAADESPEELPGAAALAQAYVGRACFEVARDHLLLYGGIGFTWEHDAHLFYKRAKADEVLLGPPRVHRARLAQLLEL; encoded by the coding sequence GTGAAGCTCGTACTCGATGAGGAGCAGCGGCAGCTGCGTGAGGCCGTGCGCGCCTTCCTGGGCGCCGCCTCGCCGCTGTCCAAGGCGCGGCAGGGCTACGACCCGCAGGTGTACGCCAGGCTCAACGGCGAGCTGGGCCTGGCGGGCCTGATCGTCGCGGAGGAGTACGGCGGCGCCGGCGCGGGCCTGGCCGAGCTGGCGGTCGCGCTGGAGGAGACGGGCGCGGCCCTGCTCCCCGGGCCGTTCCTGGCCACCGCGTTCGCCGCGATCGCCCTGACCGGCGCTCCCGACAAGGAGCTGCTCGCCGCCGTCGCGGAGGGCCGCACCACGGCCACGCTCGCCCAGGCCCCCCTCGACCTCGACGGCGGGGCCGTGCGCGGCACGCTGGCGCAGGTGCTCAGCGGCATGGAGGCCGACGTGCTGGTGGCGCCCGCGCGCGGCGGCGACGGCGAGCTCCTGGTCGCCGTCGAGCTGGCCGGGCCCGGCGTCACCAGGACCGCGCTGGAGACGCTCGACGTGACGCGCGGCCAGGCGCGGGTGGTCCTGGAGGGCGCGCCCGCCCGCGTGCTGGGGCCGGCGCCGGAGGTCGGCGACCGGCTGTGCGTGGCGCTGGCGGCCGAGCAGCTCGGCGTGATGCGGGCGGCGCTGGACGCCATCGTGGCCTACGCCAAGATCCGCGTCACCTTCGGCCGGTACATCGGCTCCTACCAGGGCGTCAAGCACAAGCTGGCCGACATGCACTGCAAGCTCGAACAGGCCGAGTCCATCGTCAGGTACGCCGCCTGGGCCGCCGACGAGTCGCCGGAGGAGCTGCCCGGCGCCGCCGCCCTCGCCCAGGCGTACGTCGGCCGCGCCTGCTTCGAGGTGGCCCGCGACCACCTGCTGCTGTACGGCGGCATCGGGTTCACCTGGGAGCACGACGCGCATCTGTTCTACAAACGGGCCAAGGCGGACGAGGTGCTGCTCGGCCCGCCACGCGTCCACCGCGCCCGGCTCGCCCAACTGCTGGAGCTCTGA
- a CDS encoding copper resistance D family protein, translating into MTVTAPPLPRQRVGGRLVAGAFGVCAIVAAVAASTFTAQEAVPGIPMPGPLVSFGLPVVRVLLDLAAVAAVGLSLLPKLLGFDAPERTEPVMLRVRPLAVLAAWAWAICALLTIVFQTAELNPGSVPTFGMIAGYVETVGTGQGLLFSAACALAAAGIGLMAVRFGEKVPAELRVIVALFGLLPIPVTGHAVNSIWHDPIMVSMEIHVMGAAAWTGGLVATAVFVAPHRELLAVVLPRFSRIATVCLLLVGLSGLVNGLGTMALTPGVTLPGALLTSHYGVLVVIKTVLVAALVPLAAHIRFRLMPAIRAGRATALVGWAAAEVAVMGLAYGVAVAITRASIG; encoded by the coding sequence ATGACCGTCACCGCGCCTCCGCTCCCGCGCCAGCGGGTCGGCGGGCGGCTGGTGGCCGGGGCGTTCGGCGTCTGCGCGATCGTCGCCGCGGTGGCGGCGAGCACGTTCACCGCGCAGGAGGCCGTCCCCGGCATCCCCATGCCCGGCCCGCTGGTGTCCTTCGGGCTGCCCGTCGTGCGGGTGCTGCTCGACCTGGCCGCCGTCGCCGCGGTCGGGCTGAGCCTGCTGCCCAAGCTGCTCGGGTTCGACGCCCCCGAGCGGACCGAGCCCGTCATGCTCAGGGTGCGGCCGCTGGCCGTGCTGGCCGCCTGGGCGTGGGCGATCTGCGCGCTGCTGACCATCGTGTTCCAGACGGCCGAGCTGAATCCCGGCAGCGTGCCCACGTTCGGGATGATCGCCGGCTACGTCGAGACCGTCGGCACCGGTCAGGGGCTGCTGTTCAGCGCGGCGTGCGCGCTGGCGGCGGCGGGCATCGGGCTCATGGCGGTGCGGTTCGGCGAGAAGGTGCCGGCCGAGCTGCGGGTGATCGTGGCATTGTTCGGGCTGCTGCCCATCCCCGTCACCGGGCACGCCGTCAACTCGATCTGGCACGACCCGATCATGGTCTCGATGGAGATCCACGTGATGGGCGCGGCGGCGTGGACGGGCGGGCTGGTGGCCACGGCCGTGTTCGTGGCGCCGCACCGGGAGCTGCTGGCCGTGGTCCTGCCCAGGTTCTCCAGGATCGCCACGGTGTGCCTGCTCCTGGTCGGGCTGTCGGGGCTGGTCAACGGGCTCGGCACGATGGCGCTCACCCCCGGCGTGACGCTGCCCGGCGCGCTGCTGACCAGCCACTACGGCGTGCTCGTGGTGATCAAGACGGTCCTGGTGGCGGCGCTGGTGCCGCTGGCCGCCCACATCCGCTTCCGCCTGATGCCCGCCATCCGCGCGGGCCGGGCCACCGCCCTGGTGGGCTGGGCGGCGGCCGAGGTGGCCGTGATGGGGCTGGCCTACGGCGTGGCGGTGGCGATCACCCGGGCCTCGATCGGCTGA
- a CDS encoding class I SAM-dependent methyltransferase — translation MTDLFGGAAPYYAKYRSDHGDQAIGHLARTFGPDGTVLDLGCGPGTVAIPLARSVREVLAVDPDEGMLETGRGLAAGVPNIRWLRGDSTRLRELPAFGHIVMGRSFHWMDRRAVLADLDELLPPGGVVALVGPGRQPVEEPWEPTMRRVREEFGANTFTATGSFQASGEHPHDVLATSAFSDLESTVYEHRLTYDVDAVIGLQLSYSYSSPARLGDRLEAFKEAARKALLDLDPSGTWEYTDVIEVLTARRPAG, via the coding sequence ATGACAGACCTGTTCGGCGGTGCGGCCCCCTACTACGCGAAGTACCGCTCCGATCACGGGGATCAGGCGATCGGGCACCTGGCGAGGACGTTCGGCCCGGACGGCACCGTGCTCGATCTCGGCTGCGGCCCCGGCACGGTGGCGATCCCGCTGGCGCGCAGCGTGCGCGAGGTCCTGGCCGTCGATCCCGACGAGGGGATGCTGGAGACGGGCCGGGGGCTGGCGGCAGGAGTGCCCAACATCCGCTGGCTGCGCGGCGACTCGACGAGGCTGCGCGAGCTCCCGGCGTTCGGCCACATCGTCATGGGCAGGTCGTTCCACTGGATGGACCGCCGCGCGGTGCTGGCCGACCTCGACGAGTTGCTGCCGCCCGGCGGGGTCGTGGCGCTCGTCGGCCCGGGCCGCCAACCCGTGGAGGAGCCCTGGGAGCCGACGATGCGCCGGGTGCGCGAGGAGTTCGGGGCGAACACGTTCACGGCCACCGGCTCCTTCCAGGCCAGCGGCGAGCACCCCCACGACGTGCTGGCCACCTCGGCGTTCAGCGACCTGGAGTCCACCGTGTACGAGCACCGCCTGACGTACGACGTGGACGCCGTGATCGGCCTGCAGCTGTCCTACTCCTACAGCTCCCCGGCCCGCCTCGGCGACCGGCTGGAGGCGTTCAAGGAGGCGGCCAGGAAGGCGCTGCTCGACCTCGACCCCTCGGGGACCTGGGAGTACACGGACGTCATCGAGGTGCTGACCGCCCGGCGGCCGGCCGGCTAG